A stretch of the Vitis vinifera cultivar Pinot Noir 40024 chromosome 16, ASM3070453v1 genome encodes the following:
- the LOC100241849 gene encoding zinc finger protein CONSTANS-LIKE 1 isoform X1: protein MSHLAQMSTIMEYDLGAEGDLFKAPEPIIEEPVMGLDPMTAAMSMIPCGEDVISPQGLKVSDIESIQSEQLLSEVFYECKKDLLAKTVIESPLSEVLDIKIPVARMGETQAAEEKALYEGLFQKSVSSGCLSSMEWVNGTAMRPNFLDFPGMDFGAAYGMRRAFSDGDIKTLGNGQMSLIRTPLDHPVVVSNYTPTEDRQKKLSRYRNKRTKRNFGRKIKYACRKALADSQPRIRGRFAKTEELDMTKRQ from the exons ATG AGCCACCTGGCTCAGATGTCCACCATAATGGAATATGACCTGGGAGCAGAAGGAGATCTGTTCAAAGCTCCGGAACCCATCATTGAAGAACCAGTCATGGGCCTTGATCCCATGACTGCAGCCATGTCGATGATACCTTGTGGGGAAGATGTCATCTCCCCACAAGGGCTCAAGGTCTCGGATATCGAATCAATTCAAAGTGAGCAGCTTTTGAGTGAGGTTTTCTATGAATGCAAGAAGGATCTCTTGGCTAAAACTGTAATAGAATCACCACTCTCTGAGGTCCTGGATATCAAGATTCCGGTTGCAAGGATGGGAGAGACTCAAGCTGCAGAGGAGAAAGCACTTTATGAAGGATTGTTCCAGAAAAGTGTCAGCTCGGGGTGTTTAAGCTCGATGGAGTGGGTCAATGGGACTGCCATGAGGCCGAACTTTCTGGACTTCCCTGGAATGGACTTTGGAGCTGCTTATGGGATGCGGAGGGCATTCAGTGACGGAGACATAAAG ACACTCGGTAATGGCCAAATGAGCCTCATTCGAACTCCTCTCGACCATCCAGTTGTTGTCAGCAACTACACCCCCACTGAAGATCGGCAGAAAAAGCTTTCCAGATACAGGAACAAGAGGACCAAGAGGAACTTCGGCCGAAAAATCAAG TATGCTTGCAGGAAGGCGCTGGCTGACAGCCAACCAAGGATCCGCGGAAGGTTTGCGAAGACTGAAGAACTGGACATGACCAAGAGACAATGA
- the LOC100241849 gene encoding zinc finger protein CONSTANS-LIKE 1 isoform X2, whose product MLVERGGEMYAEAGLLYPYFQCFSQELQQLEEFCFSQKTNASMSHLAQMSTIMEYDLGAEGDLFKAPEPIIEEPVMGLDPMTAAMSMIPCGEDVISPQGLKVSDIESIQSEQLLSEVFYECKKDLLAKTVIESPLSEVLDIKIPVARMGETQAAEEKALYEGLFQKSVSSGCLSSMEWVNGTAMRPNFLDFPGMDFGAAYGMRRAFSDGDIKTLGNGQMSLIRTPLDHPVVVSNYTPTEDRQKKLSRYRNKRTKRNFGRKIKYACRKALADSQPRIRGRFAKTEELDMTKRQ is encoded by the exons ATGCTTGTAGAGAGAGGGGGAGAAATGTATGCTGAAGCTGGGCTTTTGTATCCTTACTTTCAGTGCTTTTCTCAGGAGCTCCAGCAGCTTGAGGAGTTTTGTTTTTCACAGAAAACTAATGCTTCAATG AGCCACCTGGCTCAGATGTCCACCATAATGGAATATGACCTGGGAGCAGAAGGAGATCTGTTCAAAGCTCCGGAACCCATCATTGAAGAACCAGTCATGGGCCTTGATCCCATGACTGCAGCCATGTCGATGATACCTTGTGGGGAAGATGTCATCTCCCCACAAGGGCTCAAGGTCTCGGATATCGAATCAATTCAAAGTGAGCAGCTTTTGAGTGAGGTTTTCTATGAATGCAAGAAGGATCTCTTGGCTAAAACTGTAATAGAATCACCACTCTCTGAGGTCCTGGATATCAAGATTCCGGTTGCAAGGATGGGAGAGACTCAAGCTGCAGAGGAGAAAGCACTTTATGAAGGATTGTTCCAGAAAAGTGTCAGCTCGGGGTGTTTAAGCTCGATGGAGTGGGTCAATGGGACTGCCATGAGGCCGAACTTTCTGGACTTCCCTGGAATGGACTTTGGAGCTGCTTATGGGATGCGGAGGGCATTCAGTGACGGAGACATAAAG ACACTCGGTAATGGCCAAATGAGCCTCATTCGAACTCCTCTCGACCATCCAGTTGTTGTCAGCAACTACACCCCCACTGAAGATCGGCAGAAAAAGCTTTCCAGATACAGGAACAAGAGGACCAAGAGGAACTTCGGCCGAAAAATCAAG TATGCTTGCAGGAAGGCGCTGGCTGACAGCCAACCAAGGATCCGCGGAAGGTTTGCGAAGACTGAAGAACTGGACATGACCAAGAGACAATGA
- the LOC100241849 gene encoding zinc finger protein CONSTANS-LIKE 1 isoform X3 produces MSTIMEYDLGAEGDLFKAPEPIIEEPVMGLDPMTAAMSMIPCGEDVISPQGLKVSDIESIQSEQLLSEVFYECKKDLLAKTVIESPLSEVLDIKIPVARMGETQAAEEKALYEGLFQKSVSSGCLSSMEWVNGTAMRPNFLDFPGMDFGAAYGMRRAFSDGDIKTLGNGQMSLIRTPLDHPVVVSNYTPTEDRQKKLSRYRNKRTKRNFGRKIKYACRKALADSQPRIRGRFAKTEELDMTKRQ; encoded by the exons ATGTCCACCATAATGGAATATGACCTGGGAGCAGAAGGAGATCTGTTCAAAGCTCCGGAACCCATCATTGAAGAACCAGTCATGGGCCTTGATCCCATGACTGCAGCCATGTCGATGATACCTTGTGGGGAAGATGTCATCTCCCCACAAGGGCTCAAGGTCTCGGATATCGAATCAATTCAAAGTGAGCAGCTTTTGAGTGAGGTTTTCTATGAATGCAAGAAGGATCTCTTGGCTAAAACTGTAATAGAATCACCACTCTCTGAGGTCCTGGATATCAAGATTCCGGTTGCAAGGATGGGAGAGACTCAAGCTGCAGAGGAGAAAGCACTTTATGAAGGATTGTTCCAGAAAAGTGTCAGCTCGGGGTGTTTAAGCTCGATGGAGTGGGTCAATGGGACTGCCATGAGGCCGAACTTTCTGGACTTCCCTGGAATGGACTTTGGAGCTGCTTATGGGATGCGGAGGGCATTCAGTGACGGAGACATAAAG ACACTCGGTAATGGCCAAATGAGCCTCATTCGAACTCCTCTCGACCATCCAGTTGTTGTCAGCAACTACACCCCCACTGAAGATCGGCAGAAAAAGCTTTCCAGATACAGGAACAAGAGGACCAAGAGGAACTTCGGCCGAAAAATCAAG TATGCTTGCAGGAAGGCGCTGGCTGACAGCCAACCAAGGATCCGCGGAAGGTTTGCGAAGACTGAAGAACTGGACATGACCAAGAGACAATGA